A single window of Flammeovirga agarivorans DNA harbors:
- a CDS encoding endonuclease/exonuclease/phosphatase family protein, producing the protein MKKLLYFFFILCYSLTSNAQEAEYKVYTVGFYNLENLFDTLHTEDKNDYEFLPNGKNKWTGKRYLEKQERMSKIIAKLGSDISKDVPTIVGVSEIETKGVVEDLVNQPALSKYNYGVAQIEGPDKRGVDVALIYRKDIFHVTKVSARDLRIKETYAGDNWEFKSRNQLIVEGQLGGEALAVIVNHWPSRRAESRYREEAGKLNRQIIDSLRTAHPNMNCITMGDLNDDPTNKSVYKSLGAIGDAKKLNEKNFLYNPYYKMYKNGLGSLAYRDRWNLFDQIIITKELKEDKDGLFFYKASICNYDELKNSSGKYKGYPFRTYAGGNYAGGYSDHFPVVIYLLKKVDTTK; encoded by the coding sequence ATGAAAAAACTACTTTACTTTTTCTTCATTCTATGTTACTCTTTAACCTCAAATGCTCAAGAAGCAGAGTATAAAGTGTATACAGTTGGTTTTTATAACCTCGAGAACTTATTTGATACTCTTCATACAGAAGACAAAAACGACTATGAATTTCTTCCTAATGGTAAAAACAAATGGACTGGTAAGCGTTACTTAGAAAAACAGGAACGTATGTCTAAGATCATTGCCAAGCTTGGTTCAGATATTTCAAAAGATGTTCCTACTATTGTTGGCGTATCAGAAATAGAAACAAAAGGAGTAGTAGAAGATTTGGTGAATCAACCTGCCCTATCGAAATATAATTATGGTGTTGCACAAATTGAAGGCCCAGATAAAAGAGGTGTTGATGTTGCCTTAATCTATAGAAAGGATATTTTTCATGTTACAAAAGTTTCAGCAAGAGATTTAAGGATAAAAGAAACGTATGCTGGTGATAACTGGGAATTCAAATCAAGAAACCAACTTATCGTCGAAGGTCAATTAGGTGGAGAAGCTTTAGCTGTTATTGTAAACCACTGGCCTTCAAGAAGAGCAGAATCTAGATATAGAGAAGAAGCGGGGAAACTTAATCGACAAATTATCGATTCTTTAAGAACTGCTCATCCTAACATGAATTGTATAACCATGGGTGACTTAAATGATGACCCTACAAATAAAAGCGTATACAAATCGTTAGGAGCAATTGGAGACGCTAAAAAACTTAATGAAAAGAACTTTTTATACAACCCATATTACAAGATGTATAAGAATGGATTGGGGTCTCTAGCCTATAGAGATAGATGGAATCTTTTTGATCAAATTATCATCACAAAAGAATTAAAAGAGGATAAAGATGGCTTATTTTTTTACAAAGCTAGCATCTGTAATTATGATGAATTAAAGAACTCATCAGGCAAATACAAAGGATACCCTTTTAGAACATATGCAGGAGGAAATTATGCTGGAGGTTACTCAGATCACTTTCCTGTTGTTATATATCTTTTAAAGAAAGTAGATACAACTAAATAA
- a CDS encoding sigma-70 family RNA polymerase sigma factor, producing the protein METTIIWNQFKAELLNFITYKVSDKMLAEDILQDVFIKIHQKRKSLSDDSKLHSWIYQITRNSIIDFYRKKKLSTDSLLEHLELPEEVDDVEENIKACTECVKPFILELPEKYKDVLYNVTYGNVSQKEYAIMNDLTYSTVKTRVQRGREQLKHSFETCCDAVEDIQGNISYNCKNGCNN; encoded by the coding sequence ATGGAGACAACAATAATTTGGAATCAATTTAAGGCTGAGCTTTTAAACTTTATCACTTATAAGGTAAGTGATAAAATGTTAGCAGAAGATATTTTACAAGATGTTTTTATTAAGATTCATCAGAAGAGAAAATCACTCTCTGATGATAGTAAACTACATAGCTGGATTTATCAGATTACAAGAAATTCAATCATTGATTTTTATAGAAAGAAAAAGCTTTCTACAGACTCTTTATTAGAACATTTGGAGCTTCCTGAAGAAGTTGATGATGTTGAAGAGAATATTAAAGCTTGCACAGAGTGTGTAAAACCATTTATACTAGAATTACCCGAGAAATATAAGGATGTTCTATATAATGTCACTTATGGTAATGTTTCACAAAAGGAATATGCCATAATGAATGATCTTACATATTCAACTGTAAAAACAAGAGTTCAAAGGGGGAGAGAGCAATTAAAACATTCTTTTGAGACTTGTTGTGATGCAGTAGAAGATATCCAGGGTAATATCAGCTATAACTGTAAAAATGGTTGTAATAATTAA
- a CDS encoding TonB-dependent receptor has translation MKRLFTILITLIHLSVFGQEADIQGKVIITGTEAPMIAVQVIVNGNTYLTNEDGVFKVPSVGLPENAMVHISLDDFNPVDLPLSNGMIIKMIPELDEASTIALSLTDLDAGDGDTQSTPGLLFSSGDAYSSIAGYAWGPYWFRQRGYQSNYLNVFIDGVNMANPERGYASWSLWGGLNDVTRNKETTYNLSPVDFSFSNIGGSTNILTDPAQQRPGFKGSYSFSNSSYQNRVMLTYSTGLLDNGWAFTVSGSRRWAQEGYVEGTTYDAWAGFFAVEKQFSKKHKLVFTSFVAPSTRGQQGATVQEVYDLKGTNFYNPYWGYQEGEKRNSREKTTISPSFILKDDWKINDKLRLNTSVGYTLGKGKKTAMNWYDAPDPRPDYYRNLPSYQYDQGNDVAGDMLTELWKSDEFGQVDWEFMYDMNRSNFQTVPTDWLDPDSETVSGNRSHYIIEERHLDSHKLDINPTLTWDINPTWKVHTGLQYQLYQSNNYNTIGDLLGGDYWVDIDNFADRDFIDPVAAVNDLNDDNIVKGEGDRIGHDYDANIQTANWWGQVKKSFAKGSVYLGGNFTNTSMYRFGNRLKGLFPEDSYGKSDVLSFLDYGVKAGGEYFINGRNVITANAAFFTKAPYFQDSFTSLRTRNETVEDLVSSKVTSYDLNYYYRGQRLKFRASAFYTQIADLTDVISYYDDAYQNFVNYVLTGVGQENVGVEVGLQYNITEALRLKGAYTKATYTYNANPYATTTVDNSSEKLSDNETVFYNGRHVGGSPEEAGSLGLEYWSKKYWFIGVQVNYLGDRFVTLNPARYTDRAINEPGIEYGSDEYYAILHQEKMKNTFTVDVSAGKSWKIKDYLFRVNLNVNNILNNSDIQTTGFQQYRFDFVDGNPNKFANKYFYAQGIRAFVNLSLSF, from the coding sequence ATGAAAAGATTATTTACAATTTTAATTACCCTTATACATCTCTCAGTATTTGGGCAGGAAGCTGACATCCAAGGTAAAGTTATTATCACAGGAACTGAAGCTCCAATGATTGCTGTACAAGTTATAGTAAACGGGAATACATACCTTACAAATGAGGACGGTGTGTTTAAAGTACCGAGTGTAGGGTTACCTGAAAATGCAATGGTTCATATTTCATTGGATGATTTTAATCCGGTAGACCTTCCCCTATCCAACGGAATGATTATTAAGATGATTCCTGAGTTAGATGAAGCAAGTACTATTGCACTTTCATTAACAGACTTAGATGCCGGTGATGGTGATACTCAGTCAACTCCAGGCTTACTTTTCTCATCAGGAGATGCCTATAGCTCAATAGCTGGATATGCTTGGGGACCATATTGGTTTAGACAAAGAGGTTATCAATCTAATTACTTAAATGTATTTATTGATGGTGTGAATATGGCCAATCCTGAAAGAGGTTATGCTTCTTGGTCTTTATGGGGAGGTTTAAATGATGTGACTCGAAATAAAGAAACAACATACAATTTGTCACCTGTTGATTTCTCTTTTTCTAATATCGGTGGATCAACTAATATTCTTACTGATCCAGCACAGCAACGACCAGGTTTTAAGGGTAGTTATTCATTCAGTAATTCAAGTTATCAAAATAGAGTAATGCTAACTTATTCAACAGGATTGTTAGATAATGGTTGGGCATTTACAGTTTCAGGTTCAAGAAGATGGGCACAAGAAGGATATGTAGAAGGAACTACTTATGATGCTTGGGCGGGTTTCTTTGCGGTTGAAAAGCAATTCAGCAAAAAACATAAACTTGTATTTACTTCTTTTGTTGCTCCTTCTACTAGAGGTCAACAAGGAGCAACAGTTCAGGAAGTTTATGATTTAAAAGGGACTAACTTTTACAACCCTTATTGGGGTTATCAGGAAGGTGAGAAAAGAAATTCAAGAGAAAAAACAACGATCTCACCATCGTTTATCCTAAAGGACGATTGGAAAATCAATGATAAATTAAGATTAAATACTAGTGTTGGATATACTTTAGGTAAAGGAAAGAAAACAGCAATGAACTGGTATGATGCTCCTGACCCTAGACCTGATTATTACCGTAATTTACCTTCTTATCAATATGATCAAGGTAATGATGTTGCTGGTGATATGCTTACTGAGCTTTGGAAATCAGATGAGTTTGGTCAAGTAGATTGGGAGTTTATGTATGATATGAACCGTAGTAACTTCCAAACTGTACCAACAGACTGGTTAGATCCTGACAGTGAAACGGTTTCAGGAAATAGATCTCACTATATTATCGAAGAACGTCACTTAGATTCTCATAAGTTAGACATCAATCCTACGCTTACTTGGGACATTAACCCTACTTGGAAAGTACACACAGGTTTACAATATCAACTGTACCAAAGTAATAACTACAATACCATTGGAGATTTACTTGGTGGTGATTACTGGGTAGATATTGATAATTTTGCTGATAGAGATTTTATCGATCCAGTGGCTGCAGTTAATGACCTCAATGATGACAATATTGTAAAAGGAGAAGGTGATAGAATTGGTCATGATTATGATGCCAATATCCAAACTGCAAATTGGTGGGGTCAAGTAAAAAAATCATTCGCTAAAGGTTCGGTATACTTGGGAGGTAATTTTACAAATACTTCGATGTACCGTTTTGGTAACCGATTAAAAGGATTATTCCCAGAAGATTCTTATGGTAAATCCGATGTGTTAAGTTTCTTAGACTATGGTGTAAAAGCAGGTGGTGAATATTTTATCAACGGTAGAAATGTTATTACTGCCAATGCTGCCTTCTTTACTAAAGCTCCTTATTTCCAAGATAGTTTCACATCATTAAGAACTAGAAATGAAACAGTTGAAGATCTAGTGTCTTCAAAAGTGACTTCATATGATTTAAACTATTACTACAGAGGTCAACGCTTAAAGTTTAGAGCATCTGCTTTCTATACGCAAATTGCTGACTTAACAGATGTAATTTCATATTATGATGATGCATATCAAAACTTTGTCAACTATGTATTAACGGGTGTTGGTCAAGAAAATGTAGGTGTTGAGGTTGGTTTACAATACAATATCACAGAAGCTTTAAGACTTAAAGGAGCCTATACAAAGGCAACATATACTTATAATGCAAACCCATATGCTACAACTACTGTAGACAACAGTTCTGAGAAATTAAGTGATAATGAAACAGTCTTCTATAATGGTAGACATGTAGGAGGATCTCCTGAAGAAGCAGGTTCACTTGGTTTAGAATATTGGTCTAAAAAATATTGGTTTATTGGTGTTCAAGTCAATTATTTAGGTGACCGTTTCGTTACATTAAACCCTGCTAGATATACAGATAGAGCCATCAACGAACCGGGTATTGAATATGGTTCTGATGAGTACTACGCAATTTTACACCAAGAGAAAATGAAAAATACTTTTACAGTGGATGTTTCCGCGGGTAAAAGTTGGAAGATTAAAGATTACTTATTCAGAGTAAACCTTAATGTCAATAATATTCTCAACAATAGTGATATACAAACTACTGGATTCCAACAATACAGATTCGATTTTGTAGATGGTAATCCTAATAAGTTTGCTAACAAATATTTCTACGCACAAGGCATCAGAGCTTTTGTTAATCTGAGCCTAAGTTTCTAA
- a CDS encoding alpha/beta fold hydrolase — protein sequence MFCTKEYKGLKKQRALNKYSENPTLNNPSDIKTEYTVINTIKIRYAHYSNPGKETILLLSPLPQSIIAYAPIWNDLIKDYNVYAYDLPGFGRSEGGLEFMTFEAQGQFLHHFIEHFNIKKPHIVAPDVGMPTAIYYTAQHKKNVSSLIIGDGPAINPSNNGSIIEKLGFSKFWQFLIGNFVDAGAFVEVGNRLGYVNYTPNSFELSDYIKSYKGRLSNPIEWFKKYPESLTTLDPLLEKVSVPTLIFWGENDEILPKDNGIKLQNRINQSEIKIFKNCGHFSYQDQSEEFMTMIQHWLNQQLEGNNKND from the coding sequence ATGTTTTGTACGAAAGAGTACAAAGGACTTAAGAAACAAAGAGCATTAAATAAATATTCAGAAAATCCCACATTAAATAACCCATCAGATATTAAGACAGAATATACTGTTATTAATACTATTAAAATTAGGTATGCTCACTATAGTAACCCTGGAAAAGAAACTATCCTATTACTCTCCCCATTACCCCAAAGTATTATAGCTTATGCACCAATTTGGAACGATTTGATAAAAGACTATAATGTCTATGCTTACGATCTTCCTGGGTTTGGTAGAAGTGAAGGTGGTTTAGAGTTTATGACCTTCGAAGCACAAGGGCAATTTCTACATCATTTTATTGAACATTTCAATATTAAAAAACCACATATTGTCGCTCCTGATGTCGGAATGCCAACAGCTATCTACTATACCGCTCAACATAAAAAGAATGTATCCTCTTTGATAATAGGAGACGGGCCAGCTATTAATCCGTCAAATAATGGATCTATTATTGAAAAGCTTGGTTTCTCAAAATTTTGGCAATTTCTAATTGGAAACTTCGTTGATGCGGGTGCCTTTGTTGAAGTTGGTAATCGTTTAGGATATGTCAACTATACACCCAATTCATTTGAGCTATCTGACTATATAAAATCTTATAAAGGAAGGCTTTCTAATCCAATAGAGTGGTTTAAGAAGTATCCTGAAAGCTTAACTACTTTAGATCCATTATTGGAAAAGGTCAGTGTTCCAACATTAATATTTTGGGGTGAAAATGATGAGATTCTACCAAAGGATAATGGAATTAAACTTCAAAACAGAATTAATCAGAGCGAGATCAAAATTTTTAAGAATTGTGGTCATTTCTCTTATCAAGATCAATCGGAAGAGTTTATGACAATGATTCAACATTGGTTGAACCAACAATTAGAAGGTAATAATAAGAATGATTAG
- a CDS encoding endonuclease — protein MKQVFTNRLIVFLLGLFLVSCVDTEYNDPEAATNAALPDDTATMTIADLKSLHTTAGHGDNDTTAIPENTTIVGQVISSDEEGNVYKELYIQDTTGGILIRIDSSPLYTQFKLGQEVAVICDELVLGSYGSNIQLGVPSLYEGSPAAGRIPSPIMKRYFFTGAEEELVTYTATVNEIQEDLDYYVGRRVMIENITVANSDKGKTFADAENESTQNRYLNDGSTDNDIILRTSGYSDFAGDTLPEGTGTLYGLVSRFRDDAQIYINTPSADLVDFTLSSGNDEDDEDEDNDDDEEEPTPSETVRQIKEAFEGTKYDDIAIEGWNNIVEEGTQGWFYNEYQSNGYANMTVYKQEEKRKVWLISPILDVNNAEFKVISFDTRQEFATGATLKVMVSSDFNGSAAPSQATWTEINATLSNDGSSGYGTWTHSGNIDLTSYGNVVVAFLYEGEENVNDGGYSIDNFKFNAEEIISVDPSSYYALADGLSGYNLKSTLHNIISENYVNLGYSALWDAYTTTDDKYGEGKIVWDMYTDIPNPSNPSVPDGDQPGEHEFTQITDKDSGSGGTEEGQYYNREHSMPQSWFNSDEPMKSDIFHVIPADKKVNNTRSNNPYGEVTSGGTETVNGSILGYNADGQKVFEPIDEYKGDIARIYFYMATRYEDEISSWDQNSSEADYVFNGTTGQVFESGYLQMLLEWHEADPVSQKEIDRNEAIFLLQGNRNPYVDHPEFIDSIWK, from the coding sequence ATGAAACAGGTTTTTACAAATAGACTAATTGTTTTCCTTTTGGGATTGTTTCTAGTAAGCTGTGTAGATACAGAATATAACGACCCCGAAGCGGCTACGAATGCAGCTCTTCCTGATGATACAGCAACAATGACTATTGCTGATTTAAAGAGTTTGCACACTACAGCTGGTCATGGTGATAATGATACCACTGCAATTCCTGAAAACACTACAATTGTAGGGCAAGTTATTTCTTCAGACGAAGAAGGAAATGTATATAAAGAGCTCTACATCCAAGATACAACGGGTGGTATTTTGATCAGAATCGACAGCTCTCCCCTATACACCCAATTTAAATTAGGTCAAGAAGTAGCTGTTATTTGCGACGAGCTAGTCTTAGGTTCTTATGGAAGTAATATCCAATTAGGTGTACCTAGTTTATATGAAGGTTCGCCTGCAGCAGGAAGAATTCCTAGCCCGATTATGAAACGTTATTTCTTTACGGGTGCTGAAGAAGAATTGGTAACCTATACCGCAACAGTTAATGAAATTCAAGAAGACTTAGACTACTATGTAGGTAGAAGAGTGATGATTGAAAATATTACTGTAGCGAATAGTGATAAGGGTAAAACTTTCGCAGATGCTGAAAATGAGTCAACACAAAATAGATATTTAAACGATGGTTCTACTGATAACGATATTATTTTAAGAACTAGCGGGTATTCTGATTTTGCTGGTGATACACTACCAGAAGGTACAGGTACTTTATACGGTTTAGTTTCTCGATTTAGAGATGATGCTCAAATTTATATCAATACTCCTTCTGCAGATTTAGTAGATTTCACATTATCAAGTGGTAATGACGAGGATGATGAAGACGAAGACAATGATGACGATGAAGAAGAACCTACTCCTTCTGAGACTGTTCGTCAAATAAAAGAAGCATTCGAGGGAACAAAATATGATGATATTGCTATCGAAGGTTGGAATAATATCGTAGAAGAGGGAACACAAGGCTGGTTCTATAATGAATACCAAAGCAATGGTTACGCAAATATGACTGTTTACAAACAGGAAGAAAAAAGAAAAGTTTGGTTAATCTCTCCTATTCTTGATGTAAATAATGCAGAATTTAAAGTAATATCATTTGATACAAGACAAGAATTTGCAACGGGTGCTACGCTAAAAGTGATGGTCTCTAGTGATTTTAATGGATCTGCTGCACCTTCACAAGCTACTTGGACTGAAATCAACGCAACATTATCTAATGACGGTTCTAGTGGGTATGGTACTTGGACACATAGTGGAAATATTGATTTGACTTCTTATGGAAATGTTGTTGTAGCATTCTTATATGAAGGTGAAGAAAATGTAAATGATGGTGGTTATTCTATTGATAACTTTAAATTCAACGCTGAAGAGATTATCTCGGTAGACCCTAGTAGTTATTATGCATTAGCTGATGGATTATCAGGTTACAACTTAAAATCTACCTTACATAATATCATTTCAGAAAATTATGTCAATTTAGGTTATAGTGCACTTTGGGATGCTTATACTACCACAGATGATAAATATGGTGAAGGTAAGATCGTATGGGATATGTATACTGATATTCCTAATCCATCAAACCCAAGTGTTCCTGATGGTGACCAACCTGGCGAGCATGAGTTTACTCAAATCACTGACAAAGATTCTGGTTCTGGAGGTACTGAGGAAGGACAATATTATAACAGAGAGCACTCTATGCCTCAAAGTTGGTTCAATTCTGATGAACCAATGAAAAGTGATATCTTCCATGTTATTCCTGCTGATAAAAAAGTAAACAATACAAGAAGTAACAACCCTTATGGAGAAGTAACTTCAGGGGGAACTGAAACAGTAAACGGTTCTATCTTGGGTTACAATGCAGATGGACAAAAAGTATTTGAACCGATCGATGAATACAAAGGAGATATTGCACGAATCTATTTCTACATGGCTACGCGTTATGAGGATGAAATAAGTTCTTGGGATCAAAATTCTTCAGAGGCAGACTATGTATTTAATGGCACTACAGGACAAGTTTTTGAAAGTGGTTATTTACAAATGCTTTTAGAATGGCATGAGGCTGACCCTGTTTCACAAAAGGAAATTGATAGAAATGAGGCTATTTTCTTATTACAAGGAAATAGAAATCCTTATGTTGATCATCCAGAATTTATCGATTCTATTTGGAAATAG
- a CDS encoding DUF5689 domain-containing protein produces MKKNNLLQFFRSLLVSFLVASLFIGCAKDEKELDGPGQPEDETGTVDIEISHSIEEVIDLYDESDMMEIIDDVVFKGTVISSDSAGNVYKYITLQGENGYGIQVKLNKSGLYADYALGQTVFVKGKGLYLGNYGGTLQIGGVYEGSLGNIEEDVIDEYIVAGEQGTVPTATVLDIDNLPEDIEKLYNTWVSVANVQFDNSEMGNTYAEDEFSAYNRTLTTAEGNTIIVRTSQYADFANEELPEQSGTISAILTVYNGTLQLTLNTSDDVVFESDRFEEVPDAGDLETTHSIQEVLDMYDGSDLMEMTADVVFKGTVISSDSTGNVYKYITIQDNGYGIQIKLNKTSLYTDYALGQTVFIKAKGLYMGNYGGSIQMGGIYEEKFGNIEESEINNHLFAGVEGNVPSAVALDLSALPDNIEDLSNTWVTLSNVQFADSELGKKYADDEFSAYNRTLVDANGNTIVVRTSKYSDFAGETLPEKNGTIQAILTIFNGTPQLTLNAPDDIDFTNERFTTTPPIDAEGTGILTDAYNIAAAVQNVDATGVWVKGYIIGSVNGSSLASNFEAGATDNSSYSNIVIAASADEADATKGMPIQLLSGSFIRSSLNLKDNPEMAGKEVWVKGDILTYFGVPGIKSASDFSFDGATVEEEEVLPPSGTIGAGDDILGSSLTSTSIDFMTYNVLQNEEIWAAANGEASINGYNNGEVESWMISKSTVDFSSFTKPGLLVTENLNYFKGFEKVQVMVSSDYAGSGDPSQASWTVLSTETDRAQFGESLSQFVVTSGSYYIAFKYLASSNTDASSWTIKTVVAGEIEEEDDETPVDPAPAPGENLILNGGFENWTDDKPDSWTKAENVSQESTVVNEGSSAVKHTAGGTKDISQTISIQAGKTYIVSFDYNVESGDGTDGRLWSFFKNAANSSIGDIKDPNDYLENSAGNGSWNTYTAEYTAPADAVSIYFEIRTYGSAVVVYDNVSIKEKVVE; encoded by the coding sequence ATGAAAAAGAACAATTTACTACAATTCTTTCGAAGCTTATTGGTAAGCTTTTTAGTAGCATCTTTATTCATTGGATGTGCTAAAGATGAAAAAGAACTAGACGGCCCAGGTCAACCCGAAGATGAAACAGGCACTGTCGACATTGAAATTTCTCATTCTATTGAAGAAGTTATCGATTTATACGACGAGTCTGACATGATGGAAATTATTGATGATGTCGTTTTTAAAGGAACAGTCATTTCATCAGACTCTGCGGGTAATGTATACAAGTACATTACTTTACAAGGAGAAAACGGATACGGTATTCAAGTGAAATTGAATAAATCTGGCTTATATGCTGATTATGCTCTAGGGCAAACTGTATTTGTTAAAGGTAAAGGATTATACTTAGGTAACTATGGTGGTACTTTACAAATTGGTGGTGTTTACGAAGGCAGCCTTGGTAACATCGAAGAAGATGTAATAGATGAGTATATCGTTGCTGGTGAGCAAGGAACAGTTCCTACAGCTACAGTATTGGACATCGATAATCTACCGGAGGATATTGAAAAATTATACAATACTTGGGTTTCTGTTGCAAATGTTCAGTTCGATAACTCTGAAATGGGAAATACTTATGCTGAAGATGAGTTTAGTGCTTACAACAGAACATTAACAACTGCAGAAGGCAATACAATTATCGTTCGTACATCTCAATATGCAGATTTTGCAAATGAGGAATTACCAGAACAAAGTGGTACAATCAGTGCAATTTTAACGGTATATAATGGTACGCTTCAACTGACTTTAAATACATCTGATGATGTGGTTTTTGAAAGTGATCGTTTTGAGGAAGTTCCTGATGCTGGTGATCTTGAAACAACGCATTCAATTCAAGAAGTATTAGATATGTATGATGGTTCTGATTTGATGGAAATGACAGCAGATGTTGTTTTCAAAGGAACAGTGATTTCATCAGATTCAACAGGTAATGTATACAAATACATTACAATTCAAGATAACGGTTACGGTATCCAAATCAAGTTAAATAAAACAAGCTTATATACTGATTACGCTTTAGGACAAACAGTATTTATCAAAGCAAAAGGCTTGTATATGGGTAACTATGGAGGTTCTATTCAAATGGGGGGAATCTACGAAGAGAAATTTGGTAACATTGAGGAAAGCGAGATCAATAACCACTTATTTGCTGGTGTTGAAGGAAATGTTCCTAGTGCAGTAGCTTTAGATCTGTCAGCTTTACCTGATAACATCGAAGATTTATCAAATACTTGGGTAACCTTAAGCAATGTTCAGTTTGCAGATTCTGAACTAGGTAAAAAATATGCTGACGATGAATTCAGTGCATACAACAGAACTTTAGTAGATGCAAATGGTAATACAATTGTAGTTCGTACTTCTAAATATTCTGATTTTGCTGGTGAAACTTTACCAGAGAAAAACGGTACTATTCAAGCTATTCTTACCATTTTCAATGGTACTCCTCAGTTAACATTAAATGCTCCAGATGATATTGATTTCACAAATGAGCGTTTCACTACTACCCCTCCAATAGATGCAGAAGGTACAGGTATCTTAACGGATGCTTATAATATTGCTGCTGCGGTACAAAATGTTGATGCAACAGGTGTTTGGGTTAAAGGATACATCATTGGTTCAGTTAATGGTAGTTCTTTAGCTAGTAACTTTGAAGCAGGAGCAACTGATAATTCGTCTTACTCTAATATTGTTATCGCTGCATCAGCAGATGAAGCGGATGCAACGAAGGGTATGCCAATTCAATTATTATCAGGTTCATTTATCAGATCGAGCTTAAACTTGAAAGATAATCCTGAAATGGCCGGAAAAGAAGTATGGGTTAAAGGTGATATCTTAACATATTTCGGAGTTCCTGGTATCAAGAGTGCATCAGACTTCTCATTCGATGGAGCTACTGTTGAAGAAGAAGAAGTATTACCTCCTTCAGGTACAATTGGTGCTGGAGATGATATTTTAGGTAGCAGTCTAACAAGTACATCTATCGACTTTATGACATATAATGTACTACAAAACGAAGAAATTTGGGCAGCAGCAAACGGTGAGGCTTCTATCAATGGCTATAATAATGGCGAGGTAGAATCATGGATGATTTCTAAATCAACTGTAGATTTCTCATCATTCACAAAACCAGGTTTATTAGTTACTGAGAACTTAAACTACTTCAAAGGTTTTGAAAAAGTACAAGTAATGGTTTCTTCTGATTATGCAGGAAGTGGTGATCCATCACAAGCTTCTTGGACAGTATTATCTACAGAAACTGATAGAGCACAGTTCGGTGAATCTTTATCGCAATTTGTGGTAACAAGTGGTTCTTATTATATCGCTTTCAAATATTTAGCTTCTTCTAATACGGATGCCTCATCTTGGACTATCAAAACTGTTGTAGCAGGTGAAATTGAGGAAGAAGATGATGAGACTCCTGTCGATCCAGCACCAGCTCCTGGTGAGAACTTAATCTTAAATGGTGGTTTCGAAAATTGGACAGATGATAAACCTGATAGCTGGACAAAAGCTGAAAATGTTTCTCAGGAATCAACAGTTGTAAACGAAGGGTCATCAGCTGTTAAACATACAGCAGGTGGTACTAAAGATATATCTCAGACTATTTCTATTCAAGCAGGTAAAACTTATATCGTAAGCTTCGACTACAATGTTGAGTCTGGTGACGGTACTGACGGTAGATTATGGTCATTCTTTAAAAACGCTGCTAACTCATCAATTGGTGATATCAAGGATCCAAACGACTATTTAGAAAATAGTGCTGGTAATGGTTCTTGGAATACATACACTGCTGAGTATACTGCTCCAGCAGATGCAGTTTCTATCTACTTTGAGATTAGAACTTATGGTAGTGCAGTGGTTGTTTACGACAACGTATCTATTAAAGAAAAGGTTGTTGAATAA